The following proteins come from a genomic window of Rutidosis leptorrhynchoides isolate AG116_Rl617_1_P2 chromosome 10, CSIRO_AGI_Rlap_v1, whole genome shotgun sequence:
- the LOC139870383 gene encoding uncharacterized protein, with protein sequence MKVLSLNERGMGVNGKFGWVKNICSCERPDVVALQETRCSHLEDSWVFSLWGNCDCGFVQKEAVGKSSGMLLIWDTKSFSATSALSSNFFLAVRRNWIGSSQELIIVNVYGPHEDANKKLMWDALDNIMKGVDIPWLLWGDFNEVREHSDRMNCVFHQRWATRFNDFIIQNNLIKIPIIGQKFTRSTDDGTKFSKIDRFLVSDKFINLWKGLSVIALDRRESDHCPLILRDKLIDYGPKPFKVFNEWLDTEGVESIIQTSWDKVVTSTRRDCKFRDHLKNVKFALKDWSNQTFGKLDSDIWELKMKATEWGQKAEAGPLNDTERVTWLDARRCWLEK encoded by the coding sequence ATGAAGGTCTTATCTTTAAATGAGCGTGGGATGGGTGTTAATGGGAAGTTTGGTTGGGTCAAAAATATTTGTTCTTGTGAAAGGCCAGATGTTGTTGCGTTACAGGAGACCAGATGCAGTCATCTTGAGGACAGTTGGGTATTTTCGTTATGGGGCAATTGTGACTGTGGGTTTGTGCAAAAAGAAGCTGTGGGAAAATCGAGTGGTATGCTACTTATTTGGGACACTAAGAGCTTCTCGGCTACTAGTGCTCTAAGTAGCAATTTTTTTCTCGCTGTTCGTAGAAATTGGATTGGCTCCAGCCAAGAATTAATAATAGTTAACGTTTATGGCCCTCATGAAGATGCGAACAAAAAGCTAATGTGGGATGCTTTGGATAACATCATGAAAGGTGTCGACATACCTTGGTTACTATGGGGGGACTTTAATGAGGTGAGGGAACACTCAGATAGAATGAACTGTGTTTTTCACCAAAGATGGGCAACGCGTTTTAATGACTTCATCATCCAGAATAATTTGATCAAGATCCCTATTATTGGTCAAAAGTTTACGAGGAGCACGGATGATGGTACCAAGTTTAGTAAAATTGATAGGTTTCTTGTCTCAGATAAATTCATCAATCTTTGGAAAGGTCTTTCGGTTATTGCGCTGGATAGACGGGAATCTGACCACTGTCCCCTAATCTTAAGGGATAAACTAATTGATTATGGACCTAAACCTTTTAAAGTATTTAACGAGTGGCTTGACACTGAGGGGGTGGAAAGTATTATTCAAACCTCGTGGGATAAAGTTGTTACTAGCACACGCCGTGATTGTAAATTTAGGGACCACTTGAAGAATGTGAAATTTGCACTTAAAGATTGGAGCAACCAAACTTTCGGCAAGTTAGACTCTGACATATGGGAACTCAAAATGAAGGCTACTGAGTGGGGACAAAAGGCTGAAGCAGGCCCACTGAATGACACCGAAAGAGTTACGTGGTTGGATGCTAGAAGGTGTTGGTTGGAAAAATAA